TTCGGCGTCGGCGTTCACCGCGCCCACCGCGCCCAGCAGCCGCAGGGCGGCCGCCGGATCGGGTGCGCCCGACGGCAGGTACGCGTCCTCGTGCAGCCAGCGGTAGCTCACGTCGAGGCTGCTCCTGACCCCGAGGTCCCCGATGCGCAGCTCGTCCAGCAGCCGCGGGGCGCGTACCAGCCGCCGGGCCAGGCTGTCCATGTCCCGGTGCGGGCGGCCCAGGTGCCGCGCACCGGCGATCCGCAGGGCCAGCGGCAGGCCGGAGCAGTAGCGCACCACGGCCTGGGCGCCCTTCGGATGCGCCGCCACCGGCTGGTGGCCGACGATCGAGCCGAGGAGTTCCAGCGAGGCCGACTCGCCGAGCCGGTTCAGCCGGACGGGATGCGCCCCGTCCAGGTCGGCCAGGCGGTAGCGGCTGGTCACCACGAGCCTGCTGCCCGGGCCGCCGGGGACCAGCGGGCGGATCTGCGCGGCGCTGCGGCATCGTCCAGCCCGACCAGGATGCGGCGGTCGGCGGTGAGCGAGCGGTAGAGCAGGGTGGCCTGGCTCTCGGTGGTCGGCACCTCGTCCTCCGGCACCCCGAGGTCCACCAGGAACCTCCGCAGCACCTCGACCGGTGGGAGCGGGCGCTCCCGTCCGCCGAGGTCGGCGTAGAGCTGGCCGTGGCCGAAGTGCTCCCGTACGGCATGGGCGGCGTGCAGGGCGAGGGCGGTCTTGCCGGTGCCCCCGGCGCCGGTGACCACCGTCACGGCGGCGGCGCCCTCCGCCCCCTCGTCGGCGGTGGGCAGCCTGACCAGTTCGGCGCGTTCGGCGCTCCGGCCGACCAGCACCGGGATCCTGGCGGGCAGTTGAGCGGGCCTCGGCCAGCGCCGCCCGCTCGACGGCGGTCGCTCCCGTTCGCCCGCCGCGCCGGGGATCGGGCCGGGTGGGCGGTCGTCGGCGGCCAGGATCCGGCGCTGCATCTCGCGCAGTTCGCTGCCCGGCTCGGCGCCCAGCTGGTCGATCAGCGCGGTCCGGGTGAGCTGGAACTGGGCCAGTGCCTCGGACTGCCGGCCGGCGCGGAAGAGCGCGAGCATCAGCCGGCTCACCAGGGCCTCGCGCAGCGGGTTCTCCCGGACCTCACGCCACAGTTCGGGCAGGATCTCGGTGTGCCGGCGCAGGGCCAGATCGGCGTCCAGCCGTGATTCGAGGGTCTGCAGGCGCAGTTCGTGCAGGTAGCGGCCCTCGACGTCGCTCAGGGTCCGGGACCGGATGTCCACCAGGGGCTCGCCCCGCCACAGCGCCAGCGCGGCCGCGTACTCCTCCGAGGCCCGTTCCAGCTCGCCGGACCGGGCGAAGGCGGCGGCCCGGCCGCGGTGGGCGGTTAATCGGCCGAGGTCGGTCTCGTCGTCCCCCAACTCGATCAGATAGCCGGGTGCCTGGGTCCGGATCCGGCGGCCCACCTCGCGTCCGAGCACCTGGCGCAGCCGCATGACGTAGGTGCGGACGGTGGAGGCGGCACTCGGGGGCGGGCCGCCGTCCCAGACCGCGGCCGCGATCCGGTCGATCGAGACGACCCGGTTGGCGTTGCACAGGAGGAGGGCGAGCACCACTCTCTGGCGCGGGGCCGAGACGACGCACTCCCGTCCGTTCACCTCGACGGACAGCGGGCCCAGCATGCTGAACAGCACGTGATCACTCGATTCAGGGCGCAGGATGAGGCGCGCCGGCCACGACGGCGACCGCGATCCCCCCGGGTCGCACGTCGGTAACGACGGCGGTGATGGTGTGAATGTATGTGCACTTCCTTATGCTTAACAGGCCGTTCGATCAAACACTCGGTACCAAATGACCGATTCAAGCCATCCCCGGCCAGCCTCTGCGGAGAGGTTTGAGGTGGCGAATGGTGAGCAAGGCATGACAAGTTGGCTGTTCATCCTGCCCGCCCCGGCTCAGCCGGTCGCCGACCGCAGCCCGGTGCCGCCTTCCCGAATGGACTCCCACACCGCCATGACGGCCTCCGCCCCCCTTGACAGCCTCTGGTGCCGCACCTTCGAACCGGGCCCCGAGCCGACCGCCGCCTGGTCTGCTTCCCGCACGCCGGCGGTTCGGCCTCCTACTTCCGGCCGGTCGCCACCGCGTTGAGCCCCCGGGTGGAGGTGATCGCCGTCCAGTACCCGGGCCGGCAGGACCGCCGGCTCGAACCGCCGGTCGACGACATCGGGCTGCTGGCCGACCGGATCGCGGACGCGCTCGCGCCCTGCGCGGAACCGCTGCACCTGCAGCGGGCCGGACGCACCCCGGTCCAGGTGTTCTCCGGCGGGCACTTCTACCTCAGTGACCGGCCCGCCGAGGTGATCGACCTGCTCCGCCGCCGGCTGCTCGGGGCCGACCCGCGGTAGCGGCCCGCCGGGCCGAGGGGTCTGCCGGGCTGAAGGGGGTTCGCCGCGCCGAGGGGTCTGCCGGGTTGAGAGAGTTCGCCGGGCCGAGGGGCCCGGCGGGGGGTCACACCCGGCGGATGATGGAGATCGGCATGGCGTCGACCTTCATGGTCTTCACCACGTCCCCGGTGCGCGGCGCGTGGACCACCAGGCCGTTGCCGATGTACATGCCGACGTGGCTGCGGTTGCTGTTGTAGATCACCAGGTCGCCGGGCTGGGCGTTGTGCCAGTCGCTGCCGACGTTGGTTCCGACGGTGGCCTGCTCCTGCGAGGTGCGCGGCAGCGAGACGCCGGCCTTCGCGTACGAGAAGACCATGAGGCCGGAGCAGTCGAAGGTGCTCGGGCCGGTGGCGCCCCACTTGTACGGGGCACCCTGCTGGGCGAGGGCGGTGCTCACCGCGGTCGCGGCGTAGCCGCTGGCCGGGGGCAGGGTGGACGGGTCGATGCGTCCGGAGCTGCGGGAGGCGGTGCCGTCGGTGCCGCGGAGGATCGCGGCCCGGTCGGCGGCGCTGAGCGTGCTGAGGAGCTTCTCGGCCTCCTGGAGCTTGTGCTGCACCTCGTTCTTGGCGTTGTTGAGCGCCTGGGTGGAGTTGTCCAGCTCGGCGAGGACGGCGGAGGCCTCCTGCTTCTGCTGGTCCAGCCGGCGCTGCTGGTCCTTGAGCGCCTTGAGGGTGTCCGCCTGGGTGGTGGCGGCCTGCTCGAAGCTGGAGGCCTGGGCCAGGTACCCGTCCGGGTCGGTCGAGAGCATCAGCTGCATGGAGGGGTCGACGCCACCGTGGCGGTACTCGTCGGCGGCGACCGCGGCCAGACCCGTGGCGATCTCGGTCAGCTGGGCCTGGCCGCGGGCCACCTGGTCCTGCAGCTGGTCGGCCTGCTTGCGGAGCTGATCGGCCCGCTCCTTGGCGCCGTTGTACTTCTCTGCCGCCTGCTCCTGCTCCTCGGCCAGCTTGTCGACCTGGGCCTTCACCTCGTCCTTGCTCGGCTGGGCGGGCGCGGCGTGCGCGCTCACCTGGGCC
The window above is part of the Kitasatospora sp. HUAS MG31 genome. Proteins encoded here:
- a CDS encoding C40 family peptidase yields the protein MASHRRPKQPSRARVYLFTGAAATAVALTAQVSAHAAPAQPSKDEVKAQVDKLAEEQEQAAEKYNGAKERADQLRKQADQLQDQVARGQAQLTEIATGLAAVAADEYRHGGVDPSMQLMLSTDPDGYLAQASSFEQAATTQADTLKALKDQQRRLDQQKQEASAVLAELDNSTQALNNAKNEVQHKLQEAEKLLSTLSAADRAAILRGTDGTASRSSGRIDPSTLPPASGYAATAVSTALAQQGAPYKWGATGPSTFDCSGLMVFSYAKAGVSLPRTSQEQATVGTNVGSDWHNAQPGDLVIYNSNRSHVGMYIGNGLVVHAPRTGDVVKTMKVDAMPISIIRRV
- a CDS encoding AfsR/SARP family transcriptional regulator, yielding MLFSMLGPLSVEVNGRECVVSAPRQRVVLALLLCNANRVVSIDRIAAAVWDGGPPPSAASTVRTYVMRLRQVLGREVGRRIRTQAPGYLIELGDDETDLGRLTAHRGRAAAFARSGELERASEEYAAALALWRGEPLVDIRSRTLSDVEGRYLHELRLQTLESRLDADLALRRHTEILPELWREVRENPLREALVSRLMLALFRAGRQSEALAQFQLTRTALIDQLGAEPGSELREMQRRILAADDRPPGPIPGAAGERERPPSSGRRWPRPAQLPARIPVLVGRSAERAELVRLPTADEGAEGAAAVTVVTGAGGTGKTALALHAAHAVREHFGHGQLYADLGGRERPLPPVEVLRRFLVDLGVPEDEVPTTESQATLLYRSLTADRRILVGLDDAAAPRRSARWSPAARAAGSW
- a CDS encoding thioesterase II family protein, whose product is MPHLRTGPRADRRLVCFPHAGGSASYFRPVATALSPRVEVIAVQYPGRQDRRLEPPVDDIGLLADRIADALAPCAEPLHLQRAGRTPVQVFSGGHFYLSDRPAEVIDLLRRRLLGADPR